A window of Streptomyces sp. NBC_01224 genomic DNA:
TCGCGGGAGGATCCGGTGCCGAAGTCGGGACCGGCCACCAGCACCGTGGCGCCGCTGCGCTCCGGGCGGTTGAGGACGAAGTTCTCGTCCTTGCGCCAGGCCTCGAAGAGTCCGTCCTCGAAGCCGTCGCGGGTGACCTTCTTCAGCCAGTGGGCGGGGATGATCTGGTCGGTGTCGACGTTGCTGCGGCGCAGCGGGACGGCCCGGCCGGTGTGTGTGGTGAAAGCTTCCATGATTCTCAGACTCCGGCGGGCGTACGGGCGTCGGACAGGTCGGCCGGCGAGGCCAGGTGGCCCAGGACGGCGGTGGCGGCGGCGACCTGCGGGGAGACCAGGTGCGTACGGCCACCCTTGCCCTGCCGCCCCTCGAAGTTGCGGTTCGAGGTGGAGGCGGAGCGCTCGCCGGGGGCCAACTGGTCGGGGTTCATGCCGAGACACATCGAGCAGCCCGCGTGACGCCATTCGGCGCCGGCGGCGGTGAAGACCTTGTCCAGGCCCTCCTCGACGGCCTGCAGGGCGACCCGGACCGAGCCCGGGACGACCAGCATCCGTACGCCTCTCGCGACTTTGCGGCCGTCCAGGATCGCGGCGGCGTTACGCAGGTCCTCGATCCGGCCGTTGGTGCAGGAGCCTACGAAGACGGTGTCCACGTTGATCTCGCGCAGCGGCTGGCCGGCGGTCAACCCCATGTATTCCAGGGCCTTTTCGGCGGCGTTGCGCTCCGAGGCGTCCTCGTACGATGCCGGGTCGGGGACGTTGGCCGACAGGGGCGCGCCCTGGCCGGGGTTGGTGCCCCAGGTGACGAACGGGGCCAGTTCTGCGGCGTCGATGACGACCTCGGCGTCGAAGACCGCGTCGTCGTCCGTGCGCAGCGTCTTCCAGTACGCGACGGCGGCGTCCCAGTCCTCGCCCTGCGGGGCGTGGTCGCGGCCCTTCAAGTAGTCGAACGTGGTCTCGTCCGGGGCGATCATGCCTGCCCGGGCGCCGGCCTCGATCGACATGTTGCAGATGGTCATCCGGGCTTCCATCGAGAGCTTCTCGATGGCCGAGCCGCGGTATTCGAGGATGTAGCCCTGGCCGCCGCCGGTGCCGATCCGGGCGATGATCGCCAGGATCAGGTCCTTGGCCGTGACGCCGTCGGGCAGTTCGCCGTCGATGGTGATCGCCATCGTCTTCGGGCGGGCCATCGGCAGCGTCTGGGTGGCCAGCACGTGCTCGACCTGGCTGGTGCCGATGCCGAACGCCAGCGCGCCGAACGCACCGTGTGTGGAGGTGTGGGAGTCGCCGCAGACGACCGTGGTGCCGGGCTGGGTCAGCCCCAACTGCGGGCCGACCACGTGCACGACGCCCTGCTCGACGTCGCCCAGCGGGTGCAGCCGTACACCGAACTCCGCACAGTTCTTGCGCAGCGTCTCCAACTGGGCACGGGAGACCGGGTCGGCGATGGGCTTGTCGATGTCGAGGGTCGGGGTGTTGTGATCCTCGGTGGCGATGGTGAGGTCGAGGCGTCGCACCCGGCGCCCGGCCTGACGGAGGCCGTCGAAGGCCTGGGGGCTGGTCACCTCGTGCAGCAGGTGCAGATCGATGAAGAGGAGGTCGGGCTCACCTTCGGCGCGCCGGACGACATGGTCGTCCCAGACCTTCTCCGCGAGTGTCCTACCCATCGCTTTCCCTCCGGCCGGCGTCTTCGCCGGCCCAACTAGAGATTCGGTGCGCCGCCGTCCGGACCCCCGTGCGGGGCGGTGGCTACGGGCCGTTGTGTGGCCGCCCCTACAGGTTCGCAACTTCCGCCGAAAATTGAACTTGCGTTTCACAGAGTGAGACGGGAGTATCGTCGTATGGACAACTCTAGCGGCGTCGGCGTTCTCGACAAGGCAGCTCTGGTATTGAGCGCCCTGGAGTCCGGTCCGGCCACCCTCGCCGGACTGGTCGCGGCGACCGGGCTCGCACGACCCACGGCTCATCGACTGGCCGTGGCACTCGAACACCACCGCATGGTGGCGAGGGACATGCAGGGCCGTTTCATTCTCGGCCCCCGGCTGTCGGAACTGGCGGCGGCGGCGGGCGAGGACCGCTTGCTGGCCACGGCGGGACCGGTGCTCACCCACCTCCGTGACATCACCGGCGAGAGCGCGCAGCTCTACCGGCGACAGGGCGACATGCGGATCTGCGTGGCGGCGGCGGAGCGGCTGTCCGGTCTGCGGGACACCGTGCCGGTCGGCTCCACGCTCACCATGAAGGCCGGCTCGTCGGCGCAGATCCTGATGGCCTGGGAGGAGCCGGAGCGCCTGCACCGCGGCCTCCAGGGCGCCCGTTTCACGGCGACGGCGCTCTCGGGCGTACGGCGCAGGGGCTGGGCCCAGTCGATCGGCGAGCGCGAGCCGGGTGTCGCGTCGGTCTCCGCGCCGGTGCGCGGCCCCTCGAACCGGGTGGTCGCCGCCGTCTCGGTCTCCGGACCGATCGAGCGGCTGACCCGGCACCCGGGCCGGATGCACGCCCAGGCGGTCATCGACTCGGCGGCCAGGCTCAGCGAGGCCCTGCGCCGCAACGGCTGACGCCCGCGCGCACCTCCTGGCCGCCCCAGCGTCGTGGCGGCCTCCCTCTCAGCACCTCACTTCGCGGACGAGCGGTGCGCGAGACGGTCCGCCGCCCGGCGACCCCGCCCCTCGATCGGCAGTACGCCGGTCGCCGCGGCCAGTCCATAGGTCGGCATATCGGCGTAGATCGATTCGTAGCCGCCCTCGGGCACTATGTAGGTCTCGTGCCACAGGCCCACGTGCTGCCGGGACTTCTTCTCGTTGCGGTTGATCATCGCCCACGCCTTGCGGTGCAACATGTCGGGAGCGCTCGCGTACGCGTACAGCTTCTCCTTCGACTCCCAGTACTGGACGACGTAGTACGTCCTGGGCGAGCCGGACAGCAGCGTGTAGCCGAGCAGACCGCGCCCCTTGTCCTTGCTCAACTCCCGGAGCATGCGCGGCATTGCCACCAGCACCGGCAGCCAATGATGCACGCCCCGGAAGTGGTTGATGCGCATCCCGATGAGCAGGACGGCCACCTCCCCCTCGGCTGCGGCGGTCGTCCGCCCCGGAATCGGCTTCGCGAACATGGCCGTACCCCCTTCTCCTGTTGGAGAGTGCCACTATCC
This region includes:
- the leuC gene encoding 3-isopropylmalate dehydratase large subunit, with amino-acid sequence MGRTLAEKVWDDHVVRRAEGEPDLLFIDLHLLHEVTSPQAFDGLRQAGRRVRRLDLTIATEDHNTPTLDIDKPIADPVSRAQLETLRKNCAEFGVRLHPLGDVEQGVVHVVGPQLGLTQPGTTVVCGDSHTSTHGAFGALAFGIGTSQVEHVLATQTLPMARPKTMAITIDGELPDGVTAKDLILAIIARIGTGGGQGYILEYRGSAIEKLSMEARMTICNMSIEAGARAGMIAPDETTFDYLKGRDHAPQGEDWDAAVAYWKTLRTDDDAVFDAEVVIDAAELAPFVTWGTNPGQGAPLSANVPDPASYEDASERNAAEKALEYMGLTAGQPLREINVDTVFVGSCTNGRIEDLRNAAAILDGRKVARGVRMLVVPGSVRVALQAVEEGLDKVFTAAGAEWRHAGCSMCLGMNPDQLAPGERSASTSNRNFEGRQGKGGRTHLVSPQVAAATAVLGHLASPADLSDARTPAGV
- the ndgR gene encoding IclR family transcriptional regulator NdgR produces the protein MDNSSGVGVLDKAALVLSALESGPATLAGLVAATGLARPTAHRLAVALEHHRMVARDMQGRFILGPRLSELAAAAGEDRLLATAGPVLTHLRDITGESAQLYRRQGDMRICVAAAERLSGLRDTVPVGSTLTMKAGSSAQILMAWEEPERLHRGLQGARFTATALSGVRRRGWAQSIGEREPGVASVSAPVRGPSNRVVAAVSVSGPIERLTRHPGRMHAQAVIDSAARLSEALRRNG
- a CDS encoding DUF4188 domain-containing protein — protein: MFAKPIPGRTTAAAEGEVAVLLIGMRINHFRGVHHWLPVLVAMPRMLRELSKDKGRGLLGYTLLSGSPRTYYVVQYWESKEKLYAYASAPDMLHRKAWAMINRNEKKSRQHVGLWHETYIVPEGGYESIYADMPTYGLAAATGVLPIEGRGRRAADRLAHRSSAK